From the genome of Phytohabitans rumicis, one region includes:
- a CDS encoding LacI family DNA-binding transcriptional regulator has translation MDKPPAPSRRITIVDVAQHARVSTTAVSKVLRNAYGVSPTMQAKVRQAIAELGYRPSAAARGMRGQTYTIGVMLPDIRNPFFAEILDGLNDHLADTDYQVLLGPGCNGEEAEAKVTHAMIDRSMDGMILIAPVSSRAHLEHVARTVPTVVVGRHGRSATYDTVADDDFAGAGLVVDHLADLGHRRIAHIEHHETDPDRLAEMPNAIRADGYQHAMRARGLAGEIDIASTSYTQEGGYLGAQQLLARPVRPTAIFAGADIVAMGALDAIAEAGLRVPEDISVAAYDNTTFAAFRPISLTSVDQAGHQIGRNAARLLLDRIADRQRPATQIKLSPTLVTRRTTAPPPA, from the coding sequence ATGGACAAGCCGCCAGCACCGTCGCGACGCATCACCATCGTCGACGTCGCGCAGCACGCCCGGGTCTCCACGACCGCCGTCTCCAAGGTGCTGCGCAACGCCTACGGGGTCAGCCCGACGATGCAGGCCAAGGTGCGCCAGGCGATCGCCGAACTCGGCTACCGGCCCAGCGCCGCCGCGCGGGGCATGCGGGGTCAGACGTACACCATCGGCGTGATGCTGCCCGACATCCGCAACCCGTTCTTCGCCGAGATCCTCGACGGCCTCAACGACCACCTCGCGGACACCGACTACCAGGTGCTCCTCGGACCCGGCTGCAACGGCGAGGAGGCCGAGGCCAAGGTCACCCACGCCATGATCGACCGCAGCATGGACGGGATGATCCTCATCGCGCCGGTCTCCTCGCGCGCGCATCTCGAACACGTCGCCCGTACCGTGCCCACCGTCGTCGTCGGCCGGCACGGACGCTCCGCGACCTACGACACCGTGGCGGACGACGACTTCGCCGGCGCCGGCCTCGTCGTCGACCACCTCGCCGACCTCGGCCACCGGCGGATCGCGCACATCGAGCACCACGAGACCGACCCCGACCGTCTCGCCGAAATGCCCAACGCGATCCGCGCCGACGGCTACCAGCACGCCATGCGTGCCCGCGGCCTGGCCGGCGAGATCGACATCGCCTCCACCAGCTACACCCAAGAAGGCGGCTACCTCGGCGCCCAGCAACTGCTCGCCCGGCCCGTACGGCCCACCGCCATCTTCGCCGGCGCCGACATCGTCGCCATGGGCGCCCTCGACGCGATCGCCGAGGCCGGCCTGCGCGTCCCCGAGGACATCTCCGTCGCCGCCTACGACAACACCACCTTCGCCGCCTTCCGCCCCATCTCGCTGACCAGCGTCGACCAGGCCGGCCATCAGATCGGGAGGAACGCCGCCCGTCTCCTGCTAGACCGCATCGCCGACCGCCAGCGGCCAGCCACCCAGATCAAGCTCTCCCCCACGCTGGTCACCCGCCGCACGACCGCTCCGCCTCCGGCGTAG
- a CDS encoding carbohydrate ABC transporter permease — protein MLLFAFVVLVPSARGVYYAFTDWDGLSPDFSFVGLGNFADMARDPDARQAVWHTLVIAVAITVIQNGFGLLLALGVNSMIKSRNLLRVLLFAPAVVTPIVTAYLWRNLLGPDGAVNSLFGAVGLDSWQQDWLGDPQLALWSIVGVIVWQFGGYSMVIFLAGLQSVPKEIYEAAAIDGTGPVRRFWSVTRPLLAPAFTINLMLSIIGGIKLFDQVYALTGGGPGHATDTISTLIYKDAFTLGEFGYSIALAVVLTIIVAVASTSQYFVLARNERAAS, from the coding sequence ATGTTGCTGTTCGCTTTCGTGGTTTTGGTGCCCAGCGCGCGGGGCGTGTACTACGCCTTTACCGACTGGGACGGTCTGAGCCCGGACTTCTCGTTCGTCGGGCTCGGCAACTTCGCCGACATGGCGCGTGACCCGGACGCGCGGCAGGCGGTCTGGCACACGCTGGTGATCGCCGTGGCCATCACCGTCATCCAGAACGGATTCGGGCTGCTGCTCGCGCTCGGCGTCAACAGCATGATCAAGTCTCGAAACCTGCTGCGGGTGCTGCTGTTCGCGCCAGCGGTGGTGACCCCGATCGTGACAGCGTACCTGTGGCGGAACCTGCTGGGTCCCGATGGCGCGGTCAACAGCCTGTTCGGCGCGGTCGGGCTGGACTCGTGGCAGCAGGACTGGCTGGGGGACCCGCAACTGGCGCTGTGGTCGATCGTCGGCGTGATCGTGTGGCAGTTCGGCGGCTATTCGATGGTCATCTTCCTGGCCGGGCTGCAATCGGTGCCCAAGGAGATCTACGAGGCCGCGGCGATCGACGGCACCGGGCCGGTGCGGCGGTTCTGGTCGGTGACCCGTCCGCTGCTGGCGCCGGCGTTCACCATCAACCTGATGCTGTCGATCATCGGCGGGATCAAGCTGTTCGACCAGGTGTACGCGCTGACCGGGGGCGGGCCGGGGCACGCCACCGACACCATCTCCACGCTCATCTACAAGGACGCGTTCACGCTGGGCGAGTTCGGCTACAGCATCGCCCTCGCCGTGGTGTTGACGATCATCGTGGCGGTCGCCTCGACCAGCCAGTACTTCGTGCTGGCCCGCAACGAGAGGGCGGCGTCGTGA
- a CDS encoding carbohydrate ABC transporter permease, protein MNRYRWRTFALEMVMIAAAVVVAFPVYVLVNLAIRPPSDNSSPIRPTVRPTLDNFTQAWQEGGLGGALVNSVLVTAGSVLIVLAVSSLAAYPIARATARWSRGMFLLIMLGLILPFQLAALPLYQTMRDLGLLGTVWALILFYSGLQVPFTTFLYIGFIRALPRDFEDAALIDGCRPLEAFRYIVFPMLKPITVTALVLNAIAVWNDFFTPLLYLSGSDQQTVPVALAGFVGQFVSDWNLIFAALVISIVPILAVYFALQRSIINGFAGGLKG, encoded by the coding sequence GTGAACCGGTACCGCTGGCGCACCTTCGCCCTGGAGATGGTGATGATCGCCGCCGCCGTGGTGGTCGCCTTCCCGGTGTACGTGCTGGTCAACCTGGCGATCCGGCCGCCGTCGGACAACTCCTCGCCGATCCGGCCGACGGTCAGGCCCACATTGGACAACTTCACCCAGGCATGGCAGGAAGGCGGGCTCGGCGGCGCACTGGTCAACAGCGTGCTGGTGACCGCCGGCAGCGTTCTCATCGTCCTGGCGGTCTCGTCGCTGGCCGCGTACCCGATCGCCCGCGCCACCGCGCGCTGGTCACGCGGGATGTTCCTGCTGATCATGTTGGGGCTGATCCTGCCGTTCCAGCTCGCGGCCCTGCCGCTGTACCAGACGATGCGCGACCTCGGCCTGCTCGGCACGGTATGGGCGCTGATCCTGTTCTACTCCGGCCTGCAGGTGCCCTTCACCACGTTCCTCTACATCGGATTCATACGCGCCCTACCGCGCGACTTCGAGGACGCCGCACTGATCGACGGATGCCGGCCACTGGAGGCGTTCCGGTACATCGTCTTTCCCATGCTCAAGCCGATCACGGTGACCGCGTTGGTGCTCAACGCGATCGCGGTGTGGAACGACTTCTTCACCCCGCTGCTGTACCTGTCCGGCAGCGACCAGCAGACCGTGCCGGTCGCCCTCGCGGGGTTCGTGGGCCAGTTCGTGTCGGACTGGAACCTCATCTTCGCCGCGCTGGTGATCAGCATCGTGCCGATCCTGGCCGTCTACTTCGCGCTGCAACGCAGCATCATCAACGGCTTCGCCGGAGGGCTCAAGGGATGA
- a CDS encoding alpha-L-rhamnosidase, which translates to MTLYGLTTEQRCQPLGMGEPRPRLSWKLDSERRGAAQSAYRITAAERAADLDDADRLLWDTGRRDATDSIGVPWQGPALRSATRYHWRVEIWDETGTPAGAAQTWFETGLLHREDWTAVWVGRDPFAAPHVDPPSDNDGPTGAAPLYLRREFRVAQRPVRARLYATARGVYEPRLNGDWVGDLELAPGWTEYHHRLQYQTYDVTDQLREGANTLAAIVADGWWCGFVGFDPRRPAHHYGDQPAFLAQLVLDFTDGSQQVVATDAGWTEQPGAIRAADLLMGEHVDARHHVPGWDQPGPVGGFRPVAVLDAEPGPLVAEPDDPIRVTHEMPAAKVERRAPGRFIVDFGQNLVGRVRLNVRAAEAGHRIVLRHAEMLDAGELYVDSLRRAKATDVYVTGGGEIEVFEPRFTFHGFRYVEIANHPGDLSTSDVVAQVLHNDTPYTGTFQCSDPMVNQLQSNIVWGQRGNFLAVPTDCPQRDERLGWLADAQIFAPTASRNADVSAFFARWMRDVVDGQDVEGAFRDVAPVVSMYREAAPAWGDAGAIIPWHLWRTYGDRRVLERSFDAMVAWVRYVHKHNPDLRWRHRTGNSYGDWLQVDAATPRDVLATAYFARSAQIVGLSAEVLGRHAEAEEMRALHAAIRAAFIESYVDDDGTVEGGTQTGYLLALAFGLLPDALVPAAVGHLAADIEKRDNRLTTGFVGVALLCPVLTDHGRADLAYALLHQDEYPSWGYSIRHGATTIWERWDGWTEHAGFQSPAMNSFNHYSLGSVGDWLYGRVAGIDQTPRSVAYRELLLRPLPGGRLTWARAEQETVRGRIACGWQVEDGRITVTATVPPGSTAVLEIPTADPDSVREDGAPMSGRPGFSGSSRPPRGSPCGWRPAATPSPLRLNRLLPHGRHHEDTHTSGPGRRVHRGDPLDRVQRRHQRRLRRRRQQDPDPGLGRPGVR; encoded by the coding sequence ATGACACTGTACGGTCTGACGACGGAGCAGCGGTGCCAGCCGCTCGGGATGGGGGAGCCGCGCCCGCGGCTGTCCTGGAAGCTCGATTCCGAGCGACGCGGGGCGGCGCAGAGCGCGTACCGGATCACCGCCGCCGAACGCGCGGCGGACCTGGACGACGCCGACCGGCTGCTGTGGGACACCGGCCGCCGCGACGCCACCGACTCGATCGGCGTGCCATGGCAGGGCCCTGCGCTGCGCTCGGCCACCCGCTACCACTGGCGCGTCGAGATCTGGGACGAGACCGGCACCCCGGCAGGGGCGGCGCAGACCTGGTTCGAGACCGGGCTGCTGCACCGCGAGGACTGGACCGCGGTGTGGGTCGGCCGGGATCCGTTCGCCGCGCCGCACGTCGATCCGCCGAGCGATAACGACGGCCCCACGGGGGCGGCGCCGTTGTACCTGCGCCGCGAGTTCCGCGTGGCGCAACGGCCGGTACGGGCCCGGCTGTACGCGACCGCGCGCGGCGTGTACGAGCCCCGGCTCAACGGCGACTGGGTCGGCGACCTCGAGCTGGCTCCAGGGTGGACGGAGTACCACCACCGGTTGCAGTACCAGACGTACGACGTCACTGACCAGCTGCGTGAGGGCGCGAACACGCTCGCGGCGATCGTCGCGGACGGGTGGTGGTGCGGCTTCGTCGGCTTCGACCCGCGCCGCCCCGCGCATCACTACGGCGACCAGCCGGCGTTCCTCGCCCAGCTGGTGCTCGACTTCACCGACGGCTCCCAGCAGGTGGTGGCCACCGACGCCGGCTGGACCGAACAGCCTGGCGCGATCCGCGCCGCCGACCTGCTCATGGGCGAGCATGTCGATGCCCGGCACCACGTGCCCGGCTGGGATCAGCCCGGTCCGGTCGGCGGCTTCCGGCCGGTCGCCGTGCTCGACGCCGAGCCAGGACCGCTGGTTGCCGAGCCCGACGACCCGATCCGCGTCACCCACGAGATGCCGGCTGCCAAGGTCGAGCGCCGGGCTCCGGGCCGGTTCATCGTCGACTTCGGACAGAACCTGGTCGGCCGGGTCCGCCTCAACGTGCGGGCGGCCGAGGCCGGGCATCGGATCGTGCTGCGGCACGCGGAGATGCTCGACGCCGGCGAGCTGTACGTGGACAGCCTGCGCCGCGCGAAGGCCACCGACGTCTACGTCACCGGCGGCGGCGAGATCGAGGTGTTCGAGCCGCGGTTCACCTTCCACGGCTTCCGGTACGTCGAGATAGCCAACCACCCCGGCGACCTGTCCACATCGGACGTCGTGGCACAGGTACTGCACAACGATACGCCGTACACGGGGACCTTCCAGTGCTCTGACCCGATGGTCAACCAGTTGCAGTCCAACATCGTGTGGGGGCAGCGGGGAAACTTCCTCGCCGTACCCACGGACTGCCCGCAGCGGGACGAGCGCCTGGGCTGGCTGGCCGACGCGCAGATCTTTGCCCCGACCGCCAGCCGCAACGCCGACGTGTCCGCGTTCTTCGCCCGCTGGATGCGCGACGTGGTGGACGGGCAGGACGTCGAGGGTGCGTTCCGGGACGTCGCCCCGGTCGTCTCGATGTACCGGGAGGCGGCGCCGGCGTGGGGCGACGCCGGGGCGATCATCCCGTGGCACCTGTGGCGGACGTACGGCGATCGGCGCGTGCTGGAGCGTTCGTTCGACGCGATGGTCGCCTGGGTCCGGTACGTCCACAAGCACAATCCCGATCTGCGATGGCGGCACCGCACGGGCAACTCGTACGGGGACTGGCTCCAGGTCGACGCCGCCACCCCGCGGGACGTGCTGGCGACGGCGTACTTCGCCCGCAGCGCGCAGATCGTCGGGTTGTCCGCCGAGGTGCTGGGCCGGCACGCCGAGGCGGAAGAGATGCGGGCCCTGCACGCCGCGATACGGGCGGCGTTCATCGAGTCCTATGTGGATGACGACGGCACCGTGGAGGGCGGTACCCAGACCGGCTACCTGTTGGCGCTGGCGTTCGGGCTGCTCCCGGACGCGCTGGTGCCGGCGGCGGTCGGGCACCTGGCCGCCGACATCGAGAAGCGGGACAACCGGCTCACCACCGGGTTCGTGGGAGTGGCGCTGCTATGCCCGGTGCTGACCGACCACGGCCGCGCGGACCTGGCGTACGCGCTGCTGCACCAGGACGAGTACCCGTCGTGGGGCTACTCGATCCGGCACGGCGCCACCACGATCTGGGAGCGCTGGGACGGCTGGACCGAGCACGCCGGGTTCCAGTCGCCGGCGATGAACTCGTTCAACCACTACAGCCTCGGCAGCGTCGGCGACTGGCTCTACGGCCGCGTCGCCGGCATCGACCAGACACCGCGGTCGGTCGCGTACCGGGAACTGCTCCTGCGCCCGCTCCCCGGTGGCCGGCTCACCTGGGCCCGCGCGGAGCAGGAGACCGTACGGGGGCGAATCGCCTGCGGCTGGCAGGTCGAGGACGGCCGGATCACCGTGACCGCAACGGTGCCACCCGGCAGCACCGCAGTACTGGAGATCCCCACCGCCGACCCGGACAGCGTCCGCGAAGACGGCGCGCCCATGTCGGGGCGGCCGGGGTTCTCGGGGTCGAGCCGTCCGCCGCGGGGGTCACCCTGCGGCTGGCGTCCGGCAGCTACACCGTCACCGCTCAGGCTCAATCGGCTCCTTCCCCATGGGAGACACCATGAAGATACGCACACTTCCGGCCCTGGCCGCCGCGTTCACCGCGGCGACCCTCTTGACCGCGTGCAGCGGCGGCACCAACGCCGGCTCCGGCGACGGCGACAACAAGACCCTGACCCTGGCCTCGGTCGACCAGGGGTCCGTTGA